The following is a genomic window from Armatimonadota bacterium.
ACGCGCAGCAGTCGCATGGACGGGATGCCGATGACGAGCACCTGCCCGCCCTGGCCGCCGGACGTGAACATCAGATAGTCGTCGTACTTTCCCGGCGGCACGTAGGTCTGGATCGCAGCCCTCACCTGCTCCGGTGTCAGCTCTCGGGCCTGGATCAGGCCCTGGAGGTCCTGGGGCAGCGCGGCACCACCCCCTCCCGTCTGGCAGCCCGCCAGTGCCAAGGCGACCGCCAGCACGGCGATGGCGCTCAATGACATCCGATTGGCTCTCATCGTCCTCCTCCTTCCTTTTGCTGATGGTCCACACTCTGGCACTCGAATCGGCGCTCGAAAGCCGCCGGCGACGAAAGGGCGGCCAGCGTCGTATCCGCCATGCGCGCGGCGATCCATGGCCGCAATGATGCCCACAAGGAGTGCAACGGGCAGGGCGCCCGGTCGGAACAGCCGTTGCCCCAGAACGCGCAGCGCGCGAACAGGTCCGGCCCCTCGATGCCTTCGAGGATTTCCCGGACCGTGATCCGCTGCGGTTCGCGCGCCAGCCTGTAGCCGCGCCGGCGCCCGCGGTGGGACGCGAGCAGTCCGCAGGCGACGAGCTTGCGCAACGTCTTCGCCAGGAATGCGGGCGGAAGCCCGTTGGCGCGCG
Proteins encoded in this region:
- a CDS encoding Rrf2 family transcriptional regulator yields the protein MHLVKESEYALVSLRYLASQPQGAIVPLVQIARANGLPPAFLAKTLRKLVACGLLASHRGRRRGYRLAREPQRITVREILEGIEGPDLFARCAFWGNGCSDRAPCPLHSLWASLRPWIAARMADTTLAALSSPAAFERRFECQSVDHQQKEGGGR